The genome window TGTGACAACTGTCTCACGGTCCCGAACCACGATCAGGTCGACACGAACGCCGACGGCTCCGGAGATGCCTGCCAGCCGTCGCTGATCCTGTCGGACATCCGCGGGGACGGCAACGGCGCGATCGACGTTTCGGTGGCCGCCAGCGATCCTCAGGGGGAGCCGCTGAGCGGTACCGTGGAGATCGTCGAGAGCCAGGCGCAGAGCCTGACGATTCGCGACCTGTTAGCGTCCGGTGACTGCGGGCAGGGGTGGTTCCCCGAGGGGATTCCGGGAGATGGAATCGGTTTCCTCTTTGGATCCGTCGGAATCCCGATCGTCGCGGATTTCAAGACCATCGTGGATATCCTCGGTCTCGCGTGCGACGTCCATTCGTTCGGAGGGTACTACGTGCGCGCCGGCGGATGCACAGGCTTCGGCTATGGCTCCAATTCTCTTTTCCTGGCCGACCTTGCGCTGCCGGCGCCGATCTGCGTCACCAACTTGGACAACCTTGCCTTGCGTTTCGAAGCGACGATCGAGGCGTTCGACGAGGATTCGCTCCGCCTGTCGTTTGTCCAGCGCCGGGTCCTGAGCGTGCCGTTCGACGACGGATTGCCCGGGCAGATCGACATCTCGTCGCTGAACGTCGGCCCCGACCACCGCCTGAGGATCACCGTGACCGACGGGAACACCGTTCCGGTGACGGTCGAGGCGCCGTTCGACTATCAGGGCGAGTCCACGATGCTGTTCGGCGGGCACGCTCCGCGCGCGGTGATCGCGCCTCGCGGTCCGGTGGAGTGCGATCGCCTGGAGGGGGGCCTCGTGACCCTGGACAGCTCGGGCTCGGAGGATCCCGACTCGACCCCCGGAACGAACGACGACATCGTGCGGTTCGAGTGGTTCGAGGATTTCGAGACCGTGGAGACGTCGCTCGGCGAAGGGGAGACACTCACCTTGACCCTCCCGCTCGGAGCACACGCGATCACGCTGCGCGTGACCGACACCGCCAACATGCAGACCATGCAGACAGTCACGGTGGTGGTCCAGGATACGACCCCTCCCTCCCTGGTGGTCGGCGCCGAGCCCCAGGTGCTGTGGCCGCCGAATCATCGGCTGGTCACCGTCGCGACGCGCTGGCAGGCGGTCGATCGGTGCGACCCCCTCCCGCGGGTGGTCCTGTCCGCGGCGACCAGCAACGAACCGGCCGACGCGCCCGGAAACGAGGATGGAGCCACGGCGGCCGACATCGTCGGCGCCGAGGTCGGGCAGCCGGATACCGAGATGATGCTGAGGGCGGAGCGCGAGTCGGGCGGGCCGGGGCGCACCTACGATCTCGAGTATTCCGCCACCGATGCCTCGGGGAACCGCGGCTCCGCCCTGGCCACCGTCGTGGTCCCGCACGACCTCGGGTCGGGCCCCGAGCCGCTGCAGGAACGGCTGCAAACCCAGGGCATTCCCGGACGGGCGCAGGTTTTCTGGAACACGGTCGAGGGGGCGCCAACCTACGATCTCATCCGAGGCGGCCTGGAGAACCTGGTGGTCCGTGACGGGCAGGTGTCCCTGGGCAGGGTGCGCCTGCTCCTGGCCGGGCAGGGCCAGACGTCCTGGAACGAAGGCCAGGAGGAGGACCAGCCGGCGACCGGTCGCGCCTTCTTCTACCTGGTTCAGTATCACGACGCACGCGGCCCGAGCGGCTACGGAACGGAATCCTCCCCCCTGCCGCTCATCCCCGACCCGGCGCCCGGCGCCGCCATCGGGTCGGGAGGCGACGGCGGGCGCGTGAAATGATCGCCGCGCCTGCCGCGGGACACGTGCCTTGATCTTCGCGCAGACCAGCCCCTAAGATATCCCGCCCAACCACGCAGGCGTTTCAATGGGTGGGCGGCGGTCGATCGCCGCACGGAGGTTCCTCGTGCTCGAGTATCTGTCTCCGCGTGAGTACGACGATGTCCAGCGGGCCGAGATCGAGGAGTGCGGCTGGGCGCAAGTGCTGCGCTGCTTTCTCGACGGCCCCCGGTTGCTCCTCGGCTGGGACCAGGCGCGCTCCGAGGACGAGATCGCCCGCCTCGCCGGAATTGCCCCGGCCGACGCGCGCGAGGCGATCGACGAGGCGTCGCGCTGGTGCGTCGTGAGAAAGCTTCACCTCCTCGGCTGGCAGGAGGAGGACGGCAGCCGGCGCCACTTCATGGCGGTCGGCTGAGGGCGCAAGGACTGGCTGATCAGCCACGACCCGGCAGGCTGCCGGGCGCGCCTGGAAGAGATGGCAAGGGACGAGAGGCGGAGTTGAAGGGATAGGGGAGAAGCCGTTCATGGCGGGCAGGAAGCGGGTCGTCATCATCGGGGCGGGCCACAACGGCCTGATCGCCGCGAACCTCCTGGCGGAAGGCGGCCACGACGTCATGGTCCTCGAGGCGCGCGCCATCGTCGGGGGGGCGTGCGTGACGGAAGAGCTGTTCCCCGGCTACAGGGTCTCGTCCACCTCCTACGTCAGCACGCTCCTCCTGCCGCAGGCGGTCAAGCGCTTCGACCTGCCGCGGCACGGCTACAAGGTGATCCGGCAGGACCCCGCCTTCTTCGTGCCGTATCCCGACGGCCGGACGCTGACCCTGCATGGAGACGACCGCGACCTGCAGGAGATCGCCAGGTTCTCCCGCCGGGACGCCGATCGCTACCACGAGTTCCACGCCGTCCTCGAGCGGGTCGGCGGGTTCGTGAAGCCGCTCATCATGAAGCCGCCGCCGAGCATCGACGGGCTGGGGCCGCGCAACCTGTGGGACCTCCTCCAGCTCGGCCTCGCCGCGCGCCGCTTGTCCCCCTATGACGTCCAGATGCTGATCCAGCTCGCCAGCCTGGGCATCGCCGACGTCCTCGACTCCTGGTTCGAGTCGGACGCGCTGAAGGCGTTCCTCTGCTCGCAGGCGGTGATCGGCGCCCATGGCGGCGTGCACCTGCCCGGCACCGCCTTCCTCCTGCTGCACGACGTGTTCGGCGGCGTGGACGGCGCGACGGGAGTCTGGGGCGTCGTCGTCGGCGGAATGGGGGGGATCACCCAGGCGCTGGCGGCGGCGGCGCGCGAGCGCGGCGTCACGATCAGGACCGGTGCTCGCGTCGAGGCGATCGATCTGGGCGACGCGGGGCGCGCGCGCGGCGTCCGCCTCGCGGGCGGAGAGGCGGTCCGCGCCGACACCGTCGTGAGCAACGCCACGCCGCGCCGCACCTTCCTCGAGATGCTGCCGGACGGGGCGCTGCCGGCCCCGTTCCTGAGTCACATGCGGGGCTTCAAGGACCAGGGGGCGTCGCTGAAGGTGCACCTGGCGCTGTCCGAGCTGCCGGACTTCACCGCCATGCCGGGCACGACGCCGGGACCGCAGCACAGGGGCCTCCTCAATTTCTGCCCGACCGTCGACTTCATCGAGGAGGCCTGGGACGACTGCAGGCGCGGCTCCTTCTCGAACCACCCGACGGTCGAGGCGTGCATCCACTCGGTGCTCGATCCGTCGGTCGCGCCCCCGGGCCGGCACATCATGACCTGCTTCGTGCAGTACGGCCCGCGGCATCTCAAGAGCGGGACCTGGGAGGGGCTGAAGGAAACGGTCGCCGACCGCGTCGTCGCCGAGATTGCCCGCTACGCCCCGAACGTGCCGAAGGCGGTCATCCACCGGCACGTCTACACACCCGAGGACCTCGAGACGATCTTCGGGTTGACCGGCGGCAACATCTACCACGGCGCCATGACCCCCGATCAGCTGTTCAGCTTCCGGCCCGCTCCCGGCTTCGCCGACTACCGCACCCCAATCAGGAACCTCTACCTGTGCGGCGCTGGCACCCACCCCGGCGGCGGCGTCTGGGGCGCCTGCGGCTGGAACGCCGCCCACGAGATCCTGCGCGACATCGGCCGGGGCTGAGGCCGGGAGGCACGTGCCCGGGAGCCGTGGCGGTGGTACCATCCTCTTTGCGCGCCATCAATCCGAGGAGGCCCCCCATGCTCAATCTCTACGCGTTCGACCGCTCGCCGTTCGGCTGGAAGGTGCGGGTCGTCCTGGCCGAAAAGAAGGTTCCCTACGAGATGATCGTCCCGGAGAACAAGAACGAAGATCCGGCCTTCGCCAGGCTGAACCCGATTCGCAAGACCCCGGTGCTGGTCCTCGACGACGGCCGCTCGATCTACGAGTCGAGCGTCATCAACGAGTACCTCGAAGAGGCCTTCCCACAGCCGCCGATGCTGCCGAAGGACCTGTTCGAGCGCGCCCGGGTGCGCATGATCGAGGACACCTTCGACCAATACGTCCAGCCGGTCATCCGCGATCTCACCAACGCGCAGTTCGACTACCAGCCACCCCTGTTGATCCGCAAGAAGGCCGAGCAGGTGGATCACAAGGCGCTCGAGGAGGCGCGCGGCAAGGTGCACCAGCACCTGCAGCGCCTGGAAGCCGAGCTCCGCGGCAGGACC of Candidatus Polarisedimenticolia bacterium contains these proteins:
- a CDS encoding NAD(P)/FAD-dependent oxidoreductase, whose product is MAGRKRVVIIGAGHNGLIAANLLAEGGHDVMVLEARAIVGGACVTEELFPGYRVSSTSYVSTLLLPQAVKRFDLPRHGYKVIRQDPAFFVPYPDGRTLTLHGDDRDLQEIARFSRRDADRYHEFHAVLERVGGFVKPLIMKPPPSIDGLGPRNLWDLLQLGLAARRLSPYDVQMLIQLASLGIADVLDSWFESDALKAFLCSQAVIGAHGGVHLPGTAFLLLHDVFGGVDGATGVWGVVVGGMGGITQALAAAARERGVTIRTGARVEAIDLGDAGRARGVRLAGGEAVRADTVVSNATPRRTFLEMLPDGALPAPFLSHMRGFKDQGASLKVHLALSELPDFTAMPGTTPGPQHRGLLNFCPTVDFIEEAWDDCRRGSFSNHPTVEACIHSVLDPSVAPPGRHIMTCFVQYGPRHLKSGTWEGLKETVADRVVAEIARYAPNVPKAVIHRHVYTPEDLETIFGLTGGNIYHGAMTPDQLFSFRPAPGFADYRTPIRNLYLCGAGTHPGGGVWGACGWNAAHEILRDIGRG
- a CDS encoding glutathione S-transferase family protein, giving the protein MLNLYAFDRSPFGWKVRVVLAEKKVPYEMIVPENKNEDPAFARLNPIRKTPVLVLDDGRSIYESSVINEYLEEAFPQPPMLPKDLFERARVRMIEDTFDQYVQPVIRDLTNAQFDYQPPLLIRKKAEQVDHKALEEARGKVHQHLQRLEAELRGRTWFGGDLFSLADAAHVPALTGSLKILGVLPDPKYPALGEWIGRATARPAFKAAAPKEPMRIKEG